In Castor canadensis chromosome 11, mCasCan1.hap1v2, whole genome shotgun sequence, a single genomic region encodes these proteins:
- the Dlg4 gene encoding disks large homolog 4 isoform X5: MDCLCIVTTKKYRYQDEDTPPLEHSPAHLPNQANSPPVIVNTDTLEAPGYELQVNGTEGEMEYEEITLERGNSGLGFSIAGGTDNPHIGDDPSIFITKIIPGGAAAQDGRLRVNDSILFVNEVDVREVTHSAAVEALKEAGSIVRLYVMRRKPPAEKVMEIKLIKGPKGLGFSIAGGVGNQHIPGDNSIYVTKIIEGGAAHKDGRLQIGDKILAVNSVGLEDVMHEDAVAALKNTYDVVYLKVAKPSNAYLSDSYAPPDITTSYSQHLDNEISHSSYLGTDYPTAMTPTSPRRYSPVAKDLLGEEDIPREPRRIVIHRGSTGLGFNIVGGEDGEGIFISFILAGGPADLSGELRKGDQILSVNGVDLRNASHEQAAIALKNAGQTVTIIAQYKPEEYSRFEAKIHDLREQLMNSSLGSGTASLRSNPKRGFYIRALFDYDKTKDCGFLSQALSFRFGDVLHVIDASDEEWWQARRVHSDSETDDIGFIPSKRRVERREWSRLKAKDWGSSSGSQGREDSVLSYETVTQMEVHYARPIIILGPTKDRANDDLLSEFPDKFGSCVPHTTRPKREYEIDGRDYHFVSSREKMEKDIQAHKFIEAGQYNSHLYGTSVQSVREVAEQGKHCILDVSANAVRRLQAAHLHPIAIFIRPRSLENVLEINKRITEEQARKAFDRATKLEQEFTECFSAIVEGDSFEEIYHKVKRVIEDLSGPYIWVPARERL, translated from the exons GCCAATTCTCCCCCTGTGATTGTCAACACAGATACCCTAGAAGCCCCAGGATAT GAGTTGCAGGTGAACGGGACCGAGGGGGAGATGGAATACGAGGAGATCACATTGGAAAGG GGTAACTCAGGTCTGGGCTTCAGCATCGCAGGTGGCACTGACAACCCGCACATCGGTGACGACCCATCCATTTTCATCACCAAGATCATTCCTGGTGGAGCAGCAGCCCAGGATGGCCGCCTCAG GGTCAACGACAGCATCCTGTTTGTAAATGAAGTGGATGTGCGGGAGGTGACCCACTCAGCTGCAGTGGAGGCCCTCAAAGAGGCAGGCTCCATTGTGCGCCTCTATGTCATGCGCCGGAAACCCCCAGCTGAGAAGGTCATGGAGATCAAGCTCATCAAAGGGCCTAAAG GTCTTGGCTTCAGCATCGCAGGGGGTGTGGGGAACCAGCACATCCCTGGAGATAACAGCATCTATGTAACAAAGATCATTGAAGGGGGTGCCGCCCACAAGGATGGGAGGTTGCAGATTGGAGACAAGATCCTGGCG GTCAACAGTGTGGGGCTGGAGGACGTCATGCATGAGGATGCTGTGGCAGCCCTGAAGAACACATACGATGTTGTCTACCTAAAGGTGGCCAAGCCCAGCAATGCCTACCTGAGTGACAGCTATGCTCCCCCAGACATCACAACCT CTTATTCCCAACACCTGGACAACGAGATCAGTCACAGCAGCTACCTGGGCACTGACTACCCCACAGCCATGACTCCCACTTCGCCTCGGCGCTACTCCCCAGTGGCCAAGGACCTGCTTGGGGAGGAAGATATTCCCCGAGAACCGAGGCGAATTGTGATCCACCGGGGCTCCACAGGCCTGGGCTTCAACATTGTGGGTGGCGAGGATGGTGAAGGcatcttcatctccttcatcCTGGCCGGGGGCCCCGCCGACCTCAGTGGGGAGCTGCGGAAGGGGGATCAGATCCTGTCG GTCAACGGTGTTGACCTCCGCAATGCCAGCCATGAGCAGGCTGCCATTGCCCTGAAGAACGCAGGTCAGACGGTCACGATCATTGCTCAGTATAAACCAGAAG AGTATAGCAGATTCGAGGCTAAGATCCATGACCTTCGGGAACAACTCATGAACAGTAGCCTGGGCTCAGGGACTGCCTCCCTGCGGAGCAACCCCAAAAGGGGTTTCTATATCAG GGCCCTGTTTGATTATGACAAGACCAAGGACTGCGGCTTCCTGAGCCAAGCCCTGAGCTTCCGCTTTGGGGACGTGCTGCATGTAATTGATGCTAGCGATGAGGAGTGGTGGCAGGCACGGCGAGTCCACTCTGACAGTGAGACGGATGACATTGGCTTCATTCCCAGCAAACGGCG GGTTGAACGACGGGAGTGGTCAAGGTTAAAGGCCAAG GACTGGGGCTCCAGCTCTGGATCACAGG GTCGAGAAGACTCAGTTCTGAGCTATGAGACAGTGACGCAGATGGAAG TGCACTATGCTCGCCCCATCATCATCCTTGGACCCACCAAGGACCGCGCCAATGATGATCTTCTCTCCGAGTTCCCTGACAAGTTTGGATCCTGTGTCCCCC ATACGACACGACCCAAGCGGGAATATGAGATAGATGGCCGGGATTACCACTTTGTGTCATCCCgggagaaaatggagaaggaCATTCAGGCACACAAGTTCATTGAGGCTGGCCAGTACAACAGCCACCTCTACGGGACCAGCGTCCAGTCTGTGCGAGAGGTGGCAGAGCAG GGGAAGCACTGCATCCTCGATGTCTCCGCCAATGCTGTGCGGCGGCTGCAGGCGGCCCACCTGCACCCTATCGCCATCTTCATCCGCCCCCGCTCCCTGGAGAATGTGCT AGAGATTAACAAGCGGATCACAGAGGAGCAAGCCCGCAAAGCCTTTGACAGAGCCACCAAGCTGGAGCAGGAGTTCACAGAGTGTTTCTCAG CCATCGTGGAGGGTGACAGCTTTGAGGAGATCTACCACAAGGTGAAACGCGTCATTGAGGACCTCTCAGGCCCCTACATCTGGGTTCCAGCCCGAGAGAGACTCTGA
- the Dlg4 gene encoding disks large homolog 4 isoform X1: protein MDCLCIVTTKKYRYQDEDTPPLEHSPAHLPNQVNAPELVHVAERNLSHLEAVHGVVGHAHLSPLKANSPPVIVNTDTLEAPGYELQVNGTEGEMEYEEITLERGNSGLGFSIAGGTDNPHIGDDPSIFITKIIPGGAAAQDGRLRVNDSILFVNEVDVREVTHSAAVEALKEAGSIVRLYVMRRKPPAEKVMEIKLIKGPKGLGFSIAGGVGNQHIPGDNSIYVTKIIEGGAAHKDGRLQIGDKILAVNSVGLEDVMHEDAVAALKNTYDVVYLKVAKPSNAYLSDSYAPPDITTSYSQHLDNEISHSSYLGTDYPTAMTPTSPRRYSPVAKDLLGEEDIPREPRRIVIHRGSTGLGFNIVGGEDGEGIFISFILAGGPADLSGELRKGDQILSVNGVDLRNASHEQAAIALKNAGQTVTIIAQYKPEEYSRFEAKIHDLREQLMNSSLGSGTASLRSNPKRGFYIRALFDYDKTKDCGFLSQALSFRFGDVLHVIDASDEEWWQARRVHSDSETDDIGFIPSKRRVERREWSRLKAKDWGSSSGSQGREDSVLSYETVTQMEVHYARPIIILGPTKDRANDDLLSEFPDKFGSCVPHTTRPKREYEIDGRDYHFVSSREKMEKDIQAHKFIEAGQYNSHLYGTSVQSVREVAEQGKHCILDVSANAVRRLQAAHLHPIAIFIRPRSLENVLEINKRITEEQARKAFDRATKLEQEFTECFSAIVEGDSFEEIYHKVKRVIEDLSGPYIWVPARERL, encoded by the exons GCCAATTCTCCCCCTGTGATTGTCAACACAGATACCCTAGAAGCCCCAGGATAT GAGTTGCAGGTGAACGGGACCGAGGGGGAGATGGAATACGAGGAGATCACATTGGAAAGG GGTAACTCAGGTCTGGGCTTCAGCATCGCAGGTGGCACTGACAACCCGCACATCGGTGACGACCCATCCATTTTCATCACCAAGATCATTCCTGGTGGAGCAGCAGCCCAGGATGGCCGCCTCAG GGTCAACGACAGCATCCTGTTTGTAAATGAAGTGGATGTGCGGGAGGTGACCCACTCAGCTGCAGTGGAGGCCCTCAAAGAGGCAGGCTCCATTGTGCGCCTCTATGTCATGCGCCGGAAACCCCCAGCTGAGAAGGTCATGGAGATCAAGCTCATCAAAGGGCCTAAAG GTCTTGGCTTCAGCATCGCAGGGGGTGTGGGGAACCAGCACATCCCTGGAGATAACAGCATCTATGTAACAAAGATCATTGAAGGGGGTGCCGCCCACAAGGATGGGAGGTTGCAGATTGGAGACAAGATCCTGGCG GTCAACAGTGTGGGGCTGGAGGACGTCATGCATGAGGATGCTGTGGCAGCCCTGAAGAACACATACGATGTTGTCTACCTAAAGGTGGCCAAGCCCAGCAATGCCTACCTGAGTGACAGCTATGCTCCCCCAGACATCACAACCT CTTATTCCCAACACCTGGACAACGAGATCAGTCACAGCAGCTACCTGGGCACTGACTACCCCACAGCCATGACTCCCACTTCGCCTCGGCGCTACTCCCCAGTGGCCAAGGACCTGCTTGGGGAGGAAGATATTCCCCGAGAACCGAGGCGAATTGTGATCCACCGGGGCTCCACAGGCCTGGGCTTCAACATTGTGGGTGGCGAGGATGGTGAAGGcatcttcatctccttcatcCTGGCCGGGGGCCCCGCCGACCTCAGTGGGGAGCTGCGGAAGGGGGATCAGATCCTGTCG GTCAACGGTGTTGACCTCCGCAATGCCAGCCATGAGCAGGCTGCCATTGCCCTGAAGAACGCAGGTCAGACGGTCACGATCATTGCTCAGTATAAACCAGAAG AGTATAGCAGATTCGAGGCTAAGATCCATGACCTTCGGGAACAACTCATGAACAGTAGCCTGGGCTCAGGGACTGCCTCCCTGCGGAGCAACCCCAAAAGGGGTTTCTATATCAG GGCCCTGTTTGATTATGACAAGACCAAGGACTGCGGCTTCCTGAGCCAAGCCCTGAGCTTCCGCTTTGGGGACGTGCTGCATGTAATTGATGCTAGCGATGAGGAGTGGTGGCAGGCACGGCGAGTCCACTCTGACAGTGAGACGGATGACATTGGCTTCATTCCCAGCAAACGGCG GGTTGAACGACGGGAGTGGTCAAGGTTAAAGGCCAAG GACTGGGGCTCCAGCTCTGGATCACAGG GTCGAGAAGACTCAGTTCTGAGCTATGAGACAGTGACGCAGATGGAAG TGCACTATGCTCGCCCCATCATCATCCTTGGACCCACCAAGGACCGCGCCAATGATGATCTTCTCTCCGAGTTCCCTGACAAGTTTGGATCCTGTGTCCCCC ATACGACACGACCCAAGCGGGAATATGAGATAGATGGCCGGGATTACCACTTTGTGTCATCCCgggagaaaatggagaaggaCATTCAGGCACACAAGTTCATTGAGGCTGGCCAGTACAACAGCCACCTCTACGGGACCAGCGTCCAGTCTGTGCGAGAGGTGGCAGAGCAG GGGAAGCACTGCATCCTCGATGTCTCCGCCAATGCTGTGCGGCGGCTGCAGGCGGCCCACCTGCACCCTATCGCCATCTTCATCCGCCCCCGCTCCCTGGAGAATGTGCT AGAGATTAACAAGCGGATCACAGAGGAGCAAGCCCGCAAAGCCTTTGACAGAGCCACCAAGCTGGAGCAGGAGTTCACAGAGTGTTTCTCAG CCATCGTGGAGGGTGACAGCTTTGAGGAGATCTACCACAAGGTGAAACGCGTCATTGAGGACCTCTCAGGCCCCTACATCTGGGTTCCAGCCCGAGAGAGACTCTGA
- the Dlg4 gene encoding disks large homolog 4 isoform X6, with amino-acid sequence MDCLCIVTTKKYRYQDEDTPPLEHSPAHLPNQANSPPVIVNTDTLEAPGYVNGTEGEMEYEEITLERGNSGLGFSIAGGTDNPHIGDDPSIFITKIIPGGAAAQDGRLRVNDSILFVNEVDVREVTHSAAVEALKEAGSIVRLYVMRRKPPAEKVMEIKLIKGPKGLGFSIAGGVGNQHIPGDNSIYVTKIIEGGAAHKDGRLQIGDKILAVNSVGLEDVMHEDAVAALKNTYDVVYLKVAKPSNAYLSDSYAPPDITTSYSQHLDNEISHSSYLGTDYPTAMTPTSPRRYSPVAKDLLGEEDIPREPRRIVIHRGSTGLGFNIVGGEDGEGIFISFILAGGPADLSGELRKGDQILSVNGVDLRNASHEQAAIALKNAGQTVTIIAQYKPEEYSRFEAKIHDLREQLMNSSLGSGTASLRSNPKRGFYIRALFDYDKTKDCGFLSQALSFRFGDVLHVIDASDEEWWQARRVHSDSETDDIGFIPSKRRVERREWSRLKAKDWGSSSGSQGREDSVLSYETVTQMEVHYARPIIILGPTKDRANDDLLSEFPDKFGSCVPHTTRPKREYEIDGRDYHFVSSREKMEKDIQAHKFIEAGQYNSHLYGTSVQSVREVAEQGKHCILDVSANAVRRLQAAHLHPIAIFIRPRSLENVLEINKRITEEQARKAFDRATKLEQEFTECFSAIVEGDSFEEIYHKVKRVIEDLSGPYIWVPARERL; translated from the exons GCCAATTCTCCCCCTGTGATTGTCAACACAGATACCCTAGAAGCCCCAGGATAT GTGAACGGGACCGAGGGGGAGATGGAATACGAGGAGATCACATTGGAAAGG GGTAACTCAGGTCTGGGCTTCAGCATCGCAGGTGGCACTGACAACCCGCACATCGGTGACGACCCATCCATTTTCATCACCAAGATCATTCCTGGTGGAGCAGCAGCCCAGGATGGCCGCCTCAG GGTCAACGACAGCATCCTGTTTGTAAATGAAGTGGATGTGCGGGAGGTGACCCACTCAGCTGCAGTGGAGGCCCTCAAAGAGGCAGGCTCCATTGTGCGCCTCTATGTCATGCGCCGGAAACCCCCAGCTGAGAAGGTCATGGAGATCAAGCTCATCAAAGGGCCTAAAG GTCTTGGCTTCAGCATCGCAGGGGGTGTGGGGAACCAGCACATCCCTGGAGATAACAGCATCTATGTAACAAAGATCATTGAAGGGGGTGCCGCCCACAAGGATGGGAGGTTGCAGATTGGAGACAAGATCCTGGCG GTCAACAGTGTGGGGCTGGAGGACGTCATGCATGAGGATGCTGTGGCAGCCCTGAAGAACACATACGATGTTGTCTACCTAAAGGTGGCCAAGCCCAGCAATGCCTACCTGAGTGACAGCTATGCTCCCCCAGACATCACAACCT CTTATTCCCAACACCTGGACAACGAGATCAGTCACAGCAGCTACCTGGGCACTGACTACCCCACAGCCATGACTCCCACTTCGCCTCGGCGCTACTCCCCAGTGGCCAAGGACCTGCTTGGGGAGGAAGATATTCCCCGAGAACCGAGGCGAATTGTGATCCACCGGGGCTCCACAGGCCTGGGCTTCAACATTGTGGGTGGCGAGGATGGTGAAGGcatcttcatctccttcatcCTGGCCGGGGGCCCCGCCGACCTCAGTGGGGAGCTGCGGAAGGGGGATCAGATCCTGTCG GTCAACGGTGTTGACCTCCGCAATGCCAGCCATGAGCAGGCTGCCATTGCCCTGAAGAACGCAGGTCAGACGGTCACGATCATTGCTCAGTATAAACCAGAAG AGTATAGCAGATTCGAGGCTAAGATCCATGACCTTCGGGAACAACTCATGAACAGTAGCCTGGGCTCAGGGACTGCCTCCCTGCGGAGCAACCCCAAAAGGGGTTTCTATATCAG GGCCCTGTTTGATTATGACAAGACCAAGGACTGCGGCTTCCTGAGCCAAGCCCTGAGCTTCCGCTTTGGGGACGTGCTGCATGTAATTGATGCTAGCGATGAGGAGTGGTGGCAGGCACGGCGAGTCCACTCTGACAGTGAGACGGATGACATTGGCTTCATTCCCAGCAAACGGCG GGTTGAACGACGGGAGTGGTCAAGGTTAAAGGCCAAG GACTGGGGCTCCAGCTCTGGATCACAGG GTCGAGAAGACTCAGTTCTGAGCTATGAGACAGTGACGCAGATGGAAG TGCACTATGCTCGCCCCATCATCATCCTTGGACCCACCAAGGACCGCGCCAATGATGATCTTCTCTCCGAGTTCCCTGACAAGTTTGGATCCTGTGTCCCCC ATACGACACGACCCAAGCGGGAATATGAGATAGATGGCCGGGATTACCACTTTGTGTCATCCCgggagaaaatggagaaggaCATTCAGGCACACAAGTTCATTGAGGCTGGCCAGTACAACAGCCACCTCTACGGGACCAGCGTCCAGTCTGTGCGAGAGGTGGCAGAGCAG GGGAAGCACTGCATCCTCGATGTCTCCGCCAATGCTGTGCGGCGGCTGCAGGCGGCCCACCTGCACCCTATCGCCATCTTCATCCGCCCCCGCTCCCTGGAGAATGTGCT AGAGATTAACAAGCGGATCACAGAGGAGCAAGCCCGCAAAGCCTTTGACAGAGCCACCAAGCTGGAGCAGGAGTTCACAGAGTGTTTCTCAG CCATCGTGGAGGGTGACAGCTTTGAGGAGATCTACCACAAGGTGAAACGCGTCATTGAGGACCTCTCAGGCCCCTACATCTGGGTTCCAGCCCGAGAGAGACTCTGA
- the Dlg4 gene encoding disks large homolog 4 isoform X2, with translation MDCLCIVTTKKYRYQDEDTPPLEHSPAHLPNQVNAPELVHVAERNLSHLEAVHGVVGHAHLSPLKANSPPVIVNTDTLEAPGYVNGTEGEMEYEEITLERGNSGLGFSIAGGTDNPHIGDDPSIFITKIIPGGAAAQDGRLRVNDSILFVNEVDVREVTHSAAVEALKEAGSIVRLYVMRRKPPAEKVMEIKLIKGPKGLGFSIAGGVGNQHIPGDNSIYVTKIIEGGAAHKDGRLQIGDKILAVNSVGLEDVMHEDAVAALKNTYDVVYLKVAKPSNAYLSDSYAPPDITTSYSQHLDNEISHSSYLGTDYPTAMTPTSPRRYSPVAKDLLGEEDIPREPRRIVIHRGSTGLGFNIVGGEDGEGIFISFILAGGPADLSGELRKGDQILSVNGVDLRNASHEQAAIALKNAGQTVTIIAQYKPEEYSRFEAKIHDLREQLMNSSLGSGTASLRSNPKRGFYIRALFDYDKTKDCGFLSQALSFRFGDVLHVIDASDEEWWQARRVHSDSETDDIGFIPSKRRVERREWSRLKAKDWGSSSGSQGREDSVLSYETVTQMEVHYARPIIILGPTKDRANDDLLSEFPDKFGSCVPHTTRPKREYEIDGRDYHFVSSREKMEKDIQAHKFIEAGQYNSHLYGTSVQSVREVAEQGKHCILDVSANAVRRLQAAHLHPIAIFIRPRSLENVLEINKRITEEQARKAFDRATKLEQEFTECFSAIVEGDSFEEIYHKVKRVIEDLSGPYIWVPARERL, from the exons GCCAATTCTCCCCCTGTGATTGTCAACACAGATACCCTAGAAGCCCCAGGATAT GTGAACGGGACCGAGGGGGAGATGGAATACGAGGAGATCACATTGGAAAGG GGTAACTCAGGTCTGGGCTTCAGCATCGCAGGTGGCACTGACAACCCGCACATCGGTGACGACCCATCCATTTTCATCACCAAGATCATTCCTGGTGGAGCAGCAGCCCAGGATGGCCGCCTCAG GGTCAACGACAGCATCCTGTTTGTAAATGAAGTGGATGTGCGGGAGGTGACCCACTCAGCTGCAGTGGAGGCCCTCAAAGAGGCAGGCTCCATTGTGCGCCTCTATGTCATGCGCCGGAAACCCCCAGCTGAGAAGGTCATGGAGATCAAGCTCATCAAAGGGCCTAAAG GTCTTGGCTTCAGCATCGCAGGGGGTGTGGGGAACCAGCACATCCCTGGAGATAACAGCATCTATGTAACAAAGATCATTGAAGGGGGTGCCGCCCACAAGGATGGGAGGTTGCAGATTGGAGACAAGATCCTGGCG GTCAACAGTGTGGGGCTGGAGGACGTCATGCATGAGGATGCTGTGGCAGCCCTGAAGAACACATACGATGTTGTCTACCTAAAGGTGGCCAAGCCCAGCAATGCCTACCTGAGTGACAGCTATGCTCCCCCAGACATCACAACCT CTTATTCCCAACACCTGGACAACGAGATCAGTCACAGCAGCTACCTGGGCACTGACTACCCCACAGCCATGACTCCCACTTCGCCTCGGCGCTACTCCCCAGTGGCCAAGGACCTGCTTGGGGAGGAAGATATTCCCCGAGAACCGAGGCGAATTGTGATCCACCGGGGCTCCACAGGCCTGGGCTTCAACATTGTGGGTGGCGAGGATGGTGAAGGcatcttcatctccttcatcCTGGCCGGGGGCCCCGCCGACCTCAGTGGGGAGCTGCGGAAGGGGGATCAGATCCTGTCG GTCAACGGTGTTGACCTCCGCAATGCCAGCCATGAGCAGGCTGCCATTGCCCTGAAGAACGCAGGTCAGACGGTCACGATCATTGCTCAGTATAAACCAGAAG AGTATAGCAGATTCGAGGCTAAGATCCATGACCTTCGGGAACAACTCATGAACAGTAGCCTGGGCTCAGGGACTGCCTCCCTGCGGAGCAACCCCAAAAGGGGTTTCTATATCAG GGCCCTGTTTGATTATGACAAGACCAAGGACTGCGGCTTCCTGAGCCAAGCCCTGAGCTTCCGCTTTGGGGACGTGCTGCATGTAATTGATGCTAGCGATGAGGAGTGGTGGCAGGCACGGCGAGTCCACTCTGACAGTGAGACGGATGACATTGGCTTCATTCCCAGCAAACGGCG GGTTGAACGACGGGAGTGGTCAAGGTTAAAGGCCAAG GACTGGGGCTCCAGCTCTGGATCACAGG GTCGAGAAGACTCAGTTCTGAGCTATGAGACAGTGACGCAGATGGAAG TGCACTATGCTCGCCCCATCATCATCCTTGGACCCACCAAGGACCGCGCCAATGATGATCTTCTCTCCGAGTTCCCTGACAAGTTTGGATCCTGTGTCCCCC ATACGACACGACCCAAGCGGGAATATGAGATAGATGGCCGGGATTACCACTTTGTGTCATCCCgggagaaaatggagaaggaCATTCAGGCACACAAGTTCATTGAGGCTGGCCAGTACAACAGCCACCTCTACGGGACCAGCGTCCAGTCTGTGCGAGAGGTGGCAGAGCAG GGGAAGCACTGCATCCTCGATGTCTCCGCCAATGCTGTGCGGCGGCTGCAGGCGGCCCACCTGCACCCTATCGCCATCTTCATCCGCCCCCGCTCCCTGGAGAATGTGCT AGAGATTAACAAGCGGATCACAGAGGAGCAAGCCCGCAAAGCCTTTGACAGAGCCACCAAGCTGGAGCAGGAGTTCACAGAGTGTTTCTCAG CCATCGTGGAGGGTGACAGCTTTGAGGAGATCTACCACAAGGTGAAACGCGTCATTGAGGACCTCTCAGGCCCCTACATCTGGGTTCCAGCCCGAGAGAGACTCTGA
- the Dlg4 gene encoding disks large homolog 4 isoform X4, giving the protein MCLCVKYRYQDEDTPPLEHSPAHLPNQANSPPVIVNTDTLEAPGYVNGTEGEMEYEEITLERGNSGLGFSIAGGTDNPHIGDDPSIFITKIIPGGAAAQDGRLRVNDSILFVNEVDVREVTHSAAVEALKEAGSIVRLYVMRRKPPAEKVMEIKLIKGPKGLGFSIAGGVGNQHIPGDNSIYVTKIIEGGAAHKDGRLQIGDKILAVNSVGLEDVMHEDAVAALKNTYDVVYLKVAKPSNAYLSDSYAPPDITTSYSQHLDNEISHSSYLGTDYPTAMTPTSPRRYSPVAKDLLGEEDIPREPRRIVIHRGSTGLGFNIVGGEDGEGIFISFILAGGPADLSGELRKGDQILSVNGVDLRNASHEQAAIALKNAGQTVTIIAQYKPEEYSRFEAKIHDLREQLMNSSLGSGTASLRSNPKRGFYIRALFDYDKTKDCGFLSQALSFRFGDVLHVIDASDEEWWQARRVHSDSETDDIGFIPSKRRVERREWSRLKAKDWGSSSGSQGREDSVLSYETVTQMEVHYARPIIILGPTKDRANDDLLSEFPDKFGSCVPHTTRPKREYEIDGRDYHFVSSREKMEKDIQAHKFIEAGQYNSHLYGTSVQSVREVAEQGKHCILDVSANAVRRLQAAHLHPIAIFIRPRSLENVLEINKRITEEQARKAFDRATKLEQEFTECFSAIVEGDSFEEIYHKVKRVIEDLSGPYIWVPARERL; this is encoded by the exons GCCAATTCTCCCCCTGTGATTGTCAACACAGATACCCTAGAAGCCCCAGGATAT GTGAACGGGACCGAGGGGGAGATGGAATACGAGGAGATCACATTGGAAAGG GGTAACTCAGGTCTGGGCTTCAGCATCGCAGGTGGCACTGACAACCCGCACATCGGTGACGACCCATCCATTTTCATCACCAAGATCATTCCTGGTGGAGCAGCAGCCCAGGATGGCCGCCTCAG GGTCAACGACAGCATCCTGTTTGTAAATGAAGTGGATGTGCGGGAGGTGACCCACTCAGCTGCAGTGGAGGCCCTCAAAGAGGCAGGCTCCATTGTGCGCCTCTATGTCATGCGCCGGAAACCCCCAGCTGAGAAGGTCATGGAGATCAAGCTCATCAAAGGGCCTAAAG GTCTTGGCTTCAGCATCGCAGGGGGTGTGGGGAACCAGCACATCCCTGGAGATAACAGCATCTATGTAACAAAGATCATTGAAGGGGGTGCCGCCCACAAGGATGGGAGGTTGCAGATTGGAGACAAGATCCTGGCG GTCAACAGTGTGGGGCTGGAGGACGTCATGCATGAGGATGCTGTGGCAGCCCTGAAGAACACATACGATGTTGTCTACCTAAAGGTGGCCAAGCCCAGCAATGCCTACCTGAGTGACAGCTATGCTCCCCCAGACATCACAACCT CTTATTCCCAACACCTGGACAACGAGATCAGTCACAGCAGCTACCTGGGCACTGACTACCCCACAGCCATGACTCCCACTTCGCCTCGGCGCTACTCCCCAGTGGCCAAGGACCTGCTTGGGGAGGAAGATATTCCCCGAGAACCGAGGCGAATTGTGATCCACCGGGGCTCCACAGGCCTGGGCTTCAACATTGTGGGTGGCGAGGATGGTGAAGGcatcttcatctccttcatcCTGGCCGGGGGCCCCGCCGACCTCAGTGGGGAGCTGCGGAAGGGGGATCAGATCCTGTCG GTCAACGGTGTTGACCTCCGCAATGCCAGCCATGAGCAGGCTGCCATTGCCCTGAAGAACGCAGGTCAGACGGTCACGATCATTGCTCAGTATAAACCAGAAG AGTATAGCAGATTCGAGGCTAAGATCCATGACCTTCGGGAACAACTCATGAACAGTAGCCTGGGCTCAGGGACTGCCTCCCTGCGGAGCAACCCCAAAAGGGGTTTCTATATCAG GGCCCTGTTTGATTATGACAAGACCAAGGACTGCGGCTTCCTGAGCCAAGCCCTGAGCTTCCGCTTTGGGGACGTGCTGCATGTAATTGATGCTAGCGATGAGGAGTGGTGGCAGGCACGGCGAGTCCACTCTGACAGTGAGACGGATGACATTGGCTTCATTCCCAGCAAACGGCG GGTTGAACGACGGGAGTGGTCAAGGTTAAAGGCCAAG GACTGGGGCTCCAGCTCTGGATCACAGG GTCGAGAAGACTCAGTTCTGAGCTATGAGACAGTGACGCAGATGGAAG TGCACTATGCTCGCCCCATCATCATCCTTGGACCCACCAAGGACCGCGCCAATGATGATCTTCTCTCCGAGTTCCCTGACAAGTTTGGATCCTGTGTCCCCC ATACGACACGACCCAAGCGGGAATATGAGATAGATGGCCGGGATTACCACTTTGTGTCATCCCgggagaaaatggagaaggaCATTCAGGCACACAAGTTCATTGAGGCTGGCCAGTACAACAGCCACCTCTACGGGACCAGCGTCCAGTCTGTGCGAGAGGTGGCAGAGCAG GGGAAGCACTGCATCCTCGATGTCTCCGCCAATGCTGTGCGGCGGCTGCAGGCGGCCCACCTGCACCCTATCGCCATCTTCATCCGCCCCCGCTCCCTGGAGAATGTGCT AGAGATTAACAAGCGGATCACAGAGGAGCAAGCCCGCAAAGCCTTTGACAGAGCCACCAAGCTGGAGCAGGAGTTCACAGAGTGTTTCTCAG CCATCGTGGAGGGTGACAGCTTTGAGGAGATCTACCACAAGGTGAAACGCGTCATTGAGGACCTCTCAGGCCCCTACATCTGGGTTCCAGCCCGAGAGAGACTCTGA